A section of the Roseivirga sp. BDSF3-8 genome encodes:
- a CDS encoding sensor histidine kinase yields MKRDRRANGYGTALLLVAMVVFLVMMEEHEPLFSITFAAYMFLLLFWLVSKYMELVRLKNEKRKTELQHLQSQVSPHFFFNTLNNLYGLIGKDQDKARKMVLQLSDMMRYSIYEGQKEWVTLEEELAYLQGYITLQQSRYHRQVLVDLEADVGHPQLKVKPLLFIILVENAFKHGVENMQKGAYVTIGVQTDDKGVDFRVENNTEPDTTTTSGGLGLENLKRRLELSYPGRHTLKTEASPEIFQAYLRLEL; encoded by the coding sequence TTGAAAAGGGATAGGAGGGCAAACGGCTACGGCACTGCGCTGCTGCTGGTGGCTATGGTGGTGTTTCTGGTGATGATGGAAGAGCACGAGCCGCTTTTCAGCATCACTTTTGCCGCCTATATGTTTCTGCTGCTCTTCTGGCTGGTGAGTAAGTACATGGAACTGGTGCGCCTGAAAAATGAGAAGAGGAAAACGGAACTGCAGCATCTGCAGAGCCAGGTAAGCCCCCACTTTTTCTTTAATACGCTGAATAATCTCTACGGCCTGATCGGGAAAGACCAGGACAAGGCGCGGAAGATGGTACTGCAGCTCTCGGACATGATGCGCTACAGCATTTATGAGGGGCAAAAGGAATGGGTAACGCTGGAGGAGGAGCTGGCTTACCTGCAGGGCTACATCACGCTGCAGCAGTCGCGGTACCACCGGCAGGTGCTGGTAGACCTGGAGGCGGATGTGGGGCATCCGCAGCTAAAGGTGAAGCCGCTGCTCTTTATCATACTGGTAGAAAATGCCTTCAAACATGGGGTGGAAAATATGCAAAAAGGGGCGTATGTGACTATCGGGGTGCAGACGGATGACAAGGGGGTGGACTTTAGGGTGGAAAATAACACGGAACCGGACACCACAACCACCAGCGGGGGGCTGGGGCTGGAAAACCTGAAAAGAAGGCTGGAACTGAGCTATCCGGGGAGGCACACGCTGAAGACGGAAGCCAGTCCAGAGATATTTCAAGCATACCTGAGGCTGGAACTATGA
- a CDS encoding zinc-binding alcohol dehydrogenase family protein has product MKAIGFKKSLPIDHPDSFISFETDKPSPEGHDLLIKVAANSVNPVDYKVRQSAAKDKELDSPKVIGWDAVGTVEAVGDKVSLFKVGDRVFYAGDITRGGSNAEYQLVDERITGSAPQKLNDAEVAAMPLTGLTAYESLFDRIKVDPKKDEGKTVLILSGAGGVGSIAIQLAKKLANLTVIATASREETVDWCKKMGADYVINHHEDLTEELKKTDHPQVDYILDFVDLKGYWDTIAEVIKPQGHVLSITASDEPLNLNVLKNKSVTFSWELMFTRSMHQTDDMERQHEILNHLSQLLEDGTLQNTLTTTLEGFTVENFKQAHEKLESGTMIGKLVILF; this is encoded by the coding sequence ATGAAAGCGATAGGATTCAAAAAATCATTACCGATAGACCACCCGGATAGTTTTATTTCGTTCGAAACAGATAAGCCTAGTCCGGAGGGTCACGACCTGCTGATAAAAGTAGCGGCAAACTCAGTAAACCCTGTAGACTACAAGGTCCGGCAATCGGCGGCAAAGGATAAGGAACTGGACAGCCCGAAGGTCATTGGCTGGGATGCGGTAGGCACCGTGGAAGCCGTGGGTGATAAAGTATCCCTCTTTAAGGTGGGTGACCGGGTGTTCTACGCCGGTGACATTACGCGTGGTGGCAGTAATGCTGAATACCAGTTAGTAGATGAGCGAATCACGGGATCTGCCCCTCAAAAGCTGAATGATGCTGAGGTCGCGGCCATGCCCCTGACGGGGCTTACTGCTTATGAGTCACTTTTTGACCGCATAAAGGTGGACCCGAAAAAAGACGAGGGAAAAACGGTGCTGATACTCTCGGGTGCCGGTGGTGTTGGCTCTATAGCGATACAACTAGCCAAAAAGCTGGCAAATCTTACGGTGATAGCTACGGCTTCACGCGAAGAAACAGTGGACTGGTGTAAAAAAATGGGCGCTGACTACGTGATTAACCACCATGAAGACCTTACGGAAGAACTGAAAAAAACAGATCACCCTCAAGTGGATTACATCCTGGATTTTGTGGACCTGAAGGGCTACTGGGACACCATAGCGGAAGTGATAAAGCCGCAGGGACATGTGCTGTCCATTACCGCCAGTGATGAACCACTGAACCTGAATGTGCTGAAAAATAAGAGTGTCACTTTTTCCTGGGAGCTGATGTTCACACGTTCTATGCACCAAACGGATGACATGGAACGCCAGCACGAAATCCTAAACCACCTCTCTCAACTGCTGGAAGATGGTACGCTGCAAAACACGCTTACTACTACGCTTGAGGGCTTCACTGTCGAGAACTTCAAGCAGGCTCATGAAAAGCTGGAATCGGGAACCATGATAGGTAAGCTGGTGATCTTATTTTAA
- a CDS encoding 3' terminal RNA ribose 2'-O-methyltransferase Hen1 gives MLLKITTDRPGARDLSYLLHKHPDRMQSVKLTAGQAHIFYPVADESACSVCLLLDINPIEYIRSQKRENTDFALAQYVNDRPYVASSYMSVAIARAFSTAMNGTCSQRPDLVDEVMPFEVTIAVMPAPKGGEGLIRRLFEPLGYTVSVLRHPLDKEVQEWGESRYYTVALRGRQRLHELLSHLYILIPALDSHKHYWVSEREVEKLLQKGHSWLPDHPEKEQITRRYLKGLGGLTRSAMNRLTEPEEDTPDEYENSLIKEKRERLHDQRLRIALEAIKDSGARTVADLGCGDGKLLRLLIKEKQFTRILGMDVSPRELQKAAERLHMDEMAPRLKERISLIQGALTYRDKRLAGYDAVALIEVIEHMDTDRLPAFERVVFANAKPRTVVLTTPNGDYNEVFEQLSAGELRHSDHRFEWSREEFSIWVDHVCDTYGYQARIMPVGEEAENVGAPSQMAIFNLTEQ, from the coding sequence ATGCTACTAAAAATAACTACAGACAGACCGGGAGCCAGGGACCTGAGCTACCTGCTGCACAAGCATCCTGACCGTATGCAGTCAGTAAAACTTACCGCAGGGCAGGCCCACATCTTTTACCCTGTGGCCGACGAGTCCGCCTGCTCGGTATGCCTGCTCCTGGACATTAACCCGATAGAATACATCAGAAGCCAGAAGCGGGAAAATACCGACTTTGCCCTTGCCCAATATGTCAATGACCGTCCCTATGTGGCCTCCTCATACATGAGTGTCGCCATTGCCCGTGCCTTTTCCACAGCTATGAATGGCACCTGCAGCCAGCGGCCGGATTTGGTGGATGAAGTAATGCCCTTTGAGGTCACTATTGCAGTTATGCCCGCGCCAAAAGGCGGTGAGGGGCTTATCCGCAGGCTATTTGAGCCTCTTGGCTATACCGTATCCGTCTTGCGCCACCCCCTGGATAAAGAAGTACAGGAGTGGGGCGAAAGCCGCTACTATACGGTAGCACTACGGGGCCGCCAGAGACTGCACGAGCTGCTCTCACACCTTTACATTCTCATACCTGCCCTGGATAGCCATAAGCACTACTGGGTCAGTGAGCGGGAGGTAGAGAAGCTATTGCAAAAAGGGCATAGTTGGCTGCCAGACCATCCGGAAAAAGAACAGATCACACGGCGGTACCTGAAAGGCCTTGGCGGACTGACCCGCAGTGCAATGAATCGTTTGACAGAGCCGGAGGAAGATACTCCGGATGAGTATGAGAACAGCCTTATCAAAGAAAAAAGGGAAAGACTCCACGATCAGCGCTTGCGAATAGCCCTGGAAGCCATAAAGGATTCCGGTGCCCGTACAGTAGCCGACCTGGGCTGCGGAGATGGCAAGCTATTGCGTCTGCTGATTAAGGAAAAGCAGTTTACCCGCATATTAGGCATGGATGTCTCCCCCCGCGAATTGCAAAAGGCCGCTGAACGCCTGCATATGGATGAGATGGCTCCGCGATTGAAAGAGCGCATCAGCCTCATTCAGGGCGCCCTTACCTACCGTGACAAAAGGCTTGCCGGATACGATGCCGTCGCCCTGATAGAAGTTATAGAACACATGGATACAGACAGATTACCAGCCTTCGAACGCGTGGTTTTTGCTAATGCAAAACCCCGGACAGTCGTGCTCACTACACCAAACGGTGATTACAACGAAGTATTCGAGCAGTTGAGTGCCGGGGAGTTACGCCACAGCGACCACCGCTTTGAGTGGAGCAGGGAGGAATTCAGCATCTGGGTAGACCATGTCTGCGACACCTACGGCTACCAGGCCCGCATCATGCCGGTAGGAGAGGAGGCAGAAAATGTAGGAGCCCCCTCACAAATGGCCATTTTTAACCTGACAGAACAATGA
- a CDS encoding LytR/AlgR family response regulator transcription factor: MMRYLIIDDEQMAHDIIKEYAGMVPEMELLAHCYDAFEALRYLREHKVDLIFLDINMPKLKGFAFLRTLSAPPKVIVTTAYSEFALEGYELNVTDYLLKPFSFERFLKAVIKAVDTLAPTPVQQPATPGETDKRLFLQADKKLIQVAVGDILCIEASGNYCKVITEKGTILTRETLTGLTQRLPAGDFVQVHRSFFVALSHITSIEGNRVFAGRYELPIGRAYRAGLLEVVEGK, encoded by the coding sequence ATGATGCGCTACCTGATCATAGATGATGAGCAGATGGCTCACGACATCATAAAAGAGTACGCGGGTATGGTTCCGGAAATGGAGTTGCTGGCGCACTGCTACGATGCGTTTGAGGCGCTGCGCTACCTGCGGGAGCATAAGGTGGACCTGATCTTCCTGGATATCAACATGCCGAAGCTGAAGGGCTTCGCGTTTCTGCGTACGCTGTCTGCCCCTCCCAAGGTCATTGTCACTACCGCCTACAGCGAGTTTGCGCTGGAAGGCTACGAGCTGAACGTAACGGACTACCTGCTGAAGCCTTTCAGCTTTGAGCGCTTCCTGAAAGCGGTGATTAAGGCCGTCGATACACTGGCCCCTACCCCTGTGCAACAACCTGCAACGCCCGGGGAAACGGATAAGCGTCTCTTCCTACAGGCAGATAAAAAGCTGATCCAGGTGGCGGTGGGTGACATCCTCTGCATAGAAGCCTCCGGCAATTACTGCAAAGTGATCACCGAAAAAGGTACTATCCTTACGCGGGAAACGCTAACGGGCCTTACCCAGCGGCTACCGGCCGGGGATTTTGTCCAGGTGCACCGCTCTTTTTTTGTGGCCCTTTCTCACATCACGAGCATTGAGGGTAACCGGGTATTTGCAGGCAGGTACGAGCTACCAATCGGCCGGGCGTATAGGGCGGGATTACTAGAGGTGGTGGAGGGTAAATAA
- a CDS encoding radical SAM protein, which translates to MRQKLLLITPPFTQLNTPYPATAYLKGFLNTKGIASYQLDLGIEVILDLFSVEGLKKLFATIESQSAGLSENSRRILALKKDYLKTIGPVIGYLQDDNPTLGHLICEGNYLPEANRFTQLDDLEWAFGTMGVRDKARHLATLYLEDLSDLIVEAVDPHFGFSRYAERLGRSASTFDGLQAELRKPGTYIDEITLRLLQQHVAREQPTLVALSVPFPGNLYSAFTCGQWLKEHHPGIKIVMGGGFANTELRSLTDARVFDYVDYICLDDGEAPIENLLEYLEGERPLAQLKRTFACTEGKVVYYNGSTQKDYPQRETGTPDYSDLPLHSYLSVIEIVNPMHRLWSDGRWNKLTLAHGCYWGKCTFCDVSLDYIKRYEPLTAKLLCDRIEEMIAQTGQNGFHFVDEAAPPALLRELALEILRRELTVVWWTNIRFEKSFTADLCRLLKESGCIAISGGLEVASDRLLALIQKGVTIAQVAKVAENLTEAGIMVHAYLMYGFPTQTAQETIDSLEVVRQLFQHGIVQSGFWHQFAMTAHSPVGLNPALFGARKVTETVGTFANNDIYHQDPSGADHEQFSEGLKKSLFNYMHGLCFDYPLQQWFDFKVPRTTVPQTLIQKQLAQEEANPLKATSKIIWLGNQPQLTHGRKRKKGKDGAVVEFQVANKNHELHFSIRQDWATWLQEILPLLAPEGTSVWTYQKLQEDFQQRSIGSWERFWYSQQAQELRESGLLVL; encoded by the coding sequence TTGCGACAGAAACTTCTCCTGATAACACCGCCTTTTACTCAGCTTAATACGCCTTACCCGGCGACGGCTTACCTTAAGGGTTTTCTTAACACGAAAGGCATAGCCAGCTACCAGCTAGACCTGGGCATTGAGGTAATTCTGGATTTGTTTTCTGTGGAAGGCCTTAAAAAGCTATTTGCTACCATTGAAAGTCAATCAGCAGGCCTTTCTGAAAACAGCAGGCGTATCCTGGCGCTTAAAAAGGATTACCTGAAAACTATCGGGCCTGTTATAGGCTACCTGCAGGATGATAATCCTACGCTGGGTCACCTGATTTGCGAAGGGAATTACCTGCCTGAAGCCAACCGCTTTACTCAGCTTGATGACCTGGAGTGGGCCTTTGGCACCATGGGGGTCCGCGATAAGGCCCGCCACCTGGCTACGCTCTACCTGGAGGATCTCTCGGACCTTATAGTAGAAGCTGTAGACCCTCACTTTGGCTTTAGCCGCTACGCGGAGCGGCTGGGGCGCTCGGCCAGCACTTTCGATGGTCTGCAGGCAGAACTCCGGAAGCCCGGTACTTATATTGATGAAATTACCCTGCGCCTGCTACAGCAGCATGTGGCGCGTGAACAGCCTACCCTAGTGGCCCTCTCGGTTCCCTTTCCGGGCAATTTATACAGCGCCTTTACATGCGGGCAATGGCTTAAGGAGCACCACCCCGGTATTAAAATTGTGATGGGCGGGGGCTTTGCCAATACTGAGCTACGCTCTCTCACGGATGCCCGGGTATTTGACTACGTGGATTACATTTGCCTGGACGATGGCGAAGCTCCTATAGAAAATCTGCTGGAGTACCTGGAGGGTGAGCGCCCACTGGCCCAGTTAAAGCGTACCTTTGCCTGTACGGAAGGCAAGGTAGTGTACTATAATGGCAGTACCCAAAAAGATTACCCGCAGCGCGAAACGGGCACGCCGGACTATTCCGATCTACCGCTGCACAGCTACCTGTCTGTCATTGAGATAGTAAACCCCATGCACCGGCTCTGGAGCGACGGACGCTGGAACAAGCTTACGCTGGCGCACGGCTGCTACTGGGGTAAGTGCACGTTCTGCGATGTTTCGCTCGACTACATTAAGCGTTATGAACCTCTGACGGCAAAGTTGCTCTGCGATCGTATTGAGGAGATGATCGCCCAGACGGGCCAGAATGGCTTTCATTTTGTCGATGAGGCGGCCCCGCCTGCTTTGTTACGCGAACTGGCCCTTGAGATTCTGCGCAGGGAGCTTACTGTGGTGTGGTGGACGAATATCCGCTTTGAAAAGAGCTTTACGGCTGACCTGTGCCGTCTGCTGAAGGAATCGGGCTGCATTGCTATTTCCGGGGGGCTGGAGGTGGCCAGTGATCGCCTGCTGGCGCTGATCCAGAAGGGGGTAACCATTGCCCAGGTAGCCAAGGTGGCAGAAAATCTGACCGAGGCGGGCATCATGGTGCATGCCTACCTGATGTATGGCTTCCCTACTCAAACCGCCCAGGAAACAATCGACTCGCTGGAGGTGGTGCGTCAGCTCTTCCAGCACGGGATCGTGCAGTCAGGATTCTGGCACCAGTTTGCCATGACTGCGCACAGCCCTGTAGGCCTGAACCCCGCCCTTTTTGGTGCCCGGAAAGTAACCGAAACGGTGGGCACCTTTGCTAACAATGACATTTACCACCAGGACCCCAGCGGGGCCGACCATGAGCAGTTTAGCGAGGGCCTGAAAAAATCGCTCTTTAACTACATGCACGGCCTCTGCTTCGACTATCCGCTACAGCAGTGGTTTGACTTTAAGGTGCCGCGGACCACGGTACCTCAGACGCTCATCCAAAAGCAACTGGCGCAGGAAGAGGCTAACCCGCTTAAGGCTACCTCCAAAATTATCTGGCTGGGCAACCAGCCGCAGTTGACACATGGGAGAAAAAGGAAAAAGGGAAAGGATGGGGCCGTAGTTGAGTTCCAGGTCGCTAATAAAAACCACGAGCTGCACTTCAGCATCCGGCAGGACTGGGCGACGTGGTTGCAGGAAATCCTGCCCCTGCTGGCACCGGAGGGTACTAGCGTTTGGACCTACCAGAAGCTTCAGGAAGATTTTCAGCAACGCTCCATAGGCTCCTGGGAAAGGTTCTGGTACAGCCAGCAAGCGCAGGAACTCCGTGAAAGCGGGCTGCTGGTGTTGTAG
- the floA gene encoding flotillin-like protein FloA (flotillin-like protein involved in membrane lipid rafts): MVVNILIAIGLALVALFVLLYIFPLGLWISALFSGVKVNLMDLVFMRFRRVPPKLIVSSLILAVKAGIHGINTQLLETHYLASGNLKNVIKALIVADKANLNLSFQQATAIDLAGRDVLEAVQISVTPYMIIVPAITGVSGDGIQLLAEARVTVRTNLDRLVGGAGEETIKARVGQGIISSMGEAASYKTILEGPEDISRRVLEDGLDAGTSFEILSIDIADINIGKNIGAILQIDQAAADLEVANAKAEERRAMAVAQEQEMMAATQEARALVIEAEAELPAALSRAYRRGQLLANR; the protein is encoded by the coding sequence ATGGTAGTTAATATATTGATAGCGATTGGGTTAGCCCTAGTCGCCCTATTTGTCCTTCTTTACATCTTCCCACTAGGGTTATGGATATCGGCCTTATTTTCAGGGGTAAAGGTGAACCTGATGGATCTGGTATTTATGCGCTTCAGAAGGGTGCCGCCTAAGCTGATCGTGAGCTCGCTGATACTGGCAGTGAAGGCAGGCATTCATGGCATAAACACTCAGTTGCTGGAAACACACTATCTGGCTTCAGGCAATCTCAAAAATGTGATTAAGGCATTGATCGTAGCTGATAAAGCCAACCTGAATCTGTCCTTTCAGCAGGCTACTGCCATAGACCTGGCGGGCAGGGATGTGCTGGAAGCGGTGCAAATCTCTGTAACGCCTTATATGATCATAGTCCCTGCGATTACAGGTGTTTCCGGCGATGGCATACAGCTATTGGCAGAGGCGCGTGTAACCGTGAGGACTAACCTGGACCGCTTAGTGGGCGGGGCTGGCGAGGAAACGATAAAAGCCCGTGTGGGGCAGGGTATTATATCAAGTATGGGTGAAGCAGCGAGCTACAAAACTATACTGGAAGGACCGGAAGATATATCAAGGCGTGTTTTGGAGGACGGACTGGACGCAGGTACTTCCTTTGAGATCCTGTCTATTGATATTGCGGACATCAACATCGGAAAGAATATCGGGGCCATCCTTCAGATCGATCAGGCAGCGGCAGACCTGGAAGTCGCAAATGCCAAGGCAGAGGAACGCCGGGCGATGGCTGTGGCACAGGAGCAGGAAATGATGGCTGCTACCCAGGAAGCCCGTGCGCTGGTAATCGAAGCGGAAGCCGAACTGCCAGCTGCTTTATCCCGCGCTTATAGACGCGGGCAGCTATTGGCAAACAGATAG
- a CDS encoding metallophosphoesterase: MKKRVLRYLKHLGLTVLLLLFILITLGLSIDASIHYWDNETGYHVNHDGPYIFYKNDSTLSVNYLAGNREQGFYTESNEVAADADYQATCFFPLDSTRFSFRLQSTFNHPPVSYDDGEAIFAVSDIESGYKAFRDILISAGVIDRELQWAFGRGHLVLLGDFVDRGYSTTQVLWFIYKLEQDARAAGGKVHFIIGNHELKNMHGDYYAAETKYFNAATLLGRQQHDLYSPQSLIGRWMSSKNTVERINGILFTHGGLHPDLVNYKYLDLQKINDLIRKNYYQRYYPQPGAGAEQFLTSNETGPCWYRGYFKDDLEQEQIDAVLQKFGGSAIVVGHTLQGQVTTYYNEKVMAIDVKHPKDYQYYWPAGHSEGLMIEKETYYRLLPGEGKEVL; this comes from the coding sequence ATGAAGAAAAGAGTATTACGCTATCTCAAGCACTTGGGCCTTACCGTTCTGCTGTTGCTGTTTATATTAATCACCCTCGGCCTCTCTATCGATGCCAGTATACACTATTGGGATAATGAAACCGGCTACCATGTAAACCACGACGGCCCCTATATTTTCTATAAAAATGACTCTACGTTAAGTGTAAACTACCTGGCGGGCAATCGTGAGCAGGGATTCTATACGGAATCCAATGAGGTAGCCGCAGACGCCGATTACCAAGCCACCTGCTTTTTTCCACTGGATTCTACCCGTTTCAGCTTCCGGCTGCAAAGTACCTTTAACCACCCTCCCGTGAGCTACGATGACGGCGAGGCGATCTTTGCCGTATCGGACATTGAGAGCGGGTACAAGGCCTTTCGAGACATCCTTATATCGGCGGGAGTGATAGACCGGGAGTTGCAATGGGCCTTTGGCAGGGGCCACCTCGTGCTGCTGGGCGATTTTGTAGACCGCGGCTACAGTACCACCCAAGTGCTGTGGTTCATATATAAGCTGGAGCAGGACGCCCGTGCGGCAGGAGGGAAGGTCCACTTTATCATAGGCAACCATGAGCTGAAGAATATGCACGGCGACTACTATGCGGCAGAGACAAAGTACTTTAATGCAGCTACATTACTGGGCAGGCAGCAGCACGACCTGTACAGCCCGCAATCCCTCATTGGCCGGTGGATGTCTTCCAAAAACACCGTGGAGCGCATCAACGGCATCCTATTTACCCACGGCGGCCTGCACCCTGACCTCGTAAACTATAAATACCTGGACCTGCAAAAGATAAATGACCTCATCCGCAAAAACTACTACCAGCGCTACTACCCACAACCGGGTGCAGGAGCAGAACAGTTTCTCACCTCTAACGAAACAGGGCCCTGCTGGTACCGCGGGTACTTTAAGGATGACCTGGAGCAGGAACAAATAGATGCCGTACTGCAGAAGTTTGGCGGTTCGGCCATAGTCGTCGGTCACACCCTGCAGGGGCAGGTAACCACTTACTACAATGAAAAGGTGATGGCCATAGATGTAAAGCACCCAAAAGATTACCAGTATTACTGGCCAGCAGGACACTCAGAGGGCTTAATGATAGAAAAGGAAACGTATTATCGCCTGCTGCCGGGAGAGGGAAAAGAGGTACTGTGA
- a CDS encoding polynucleotide kinase-phosphatase, producing MKTEISIPELSLVVLVGISGSGKSTFARRHFGPYEVISSDQCRAMVSNDENNQQATGDAFELLNHLATIRLRRGLLTVVDATNTQSESRRPFLSLAREHHCLPVAIVLDIPEKVCRVRNSSREDRDLSRHVITQQRSQLRRSIKTLKREGFRHIHVLKSVEEVETLTTIHREKLYNDKKELSGPFDIIGDVHGCYTELTELLVKLGYEIREAFTDESNFGYSVSHPEGRQVIFLGDLVDRGPDSPGVLRLVMSMVNDGSALCVPGNHDMKLQRYLNGKNVQIRHGLEQTVEQLAPESDAFKSQVRDFIYGLVSHYVLDGGRLVVAHAGLKEEMQGRGSAAVRSFCMYGETTGETDEFGLPVRHDWASEYRGQAMVVYGHTPVPEAQWLNRTIDIDTGCVFGGKLTALRYPEQELVAVPAQRVYQEPARPLQPEGAGLSHQHEADDLLDIGDVTGKRIISTRLRNNITLREENSMAALEVMSRFAINPKWLIYLPPTMSPSETSHAEEYLEHPAEALQYYRSQGIGQVVCEEKHMGSRAVLIICKNEATVAERFGLENGGSGICYTRTGRNFFNDNQLEEAFITRIRKALTASGFWEQMDTDWVCLDAELMPWSAKAQALIKDQYAAVGASASQGLSHAITELEDAQIRGLVGVEELLSSYRTRQAMITDYKQAYRHYCWPVNSLDDYRLAPFHVLATEGKVHTDKPHQWHMEAIRNLSEADPGLIIATPYKVVNLADESACEALIQWWTELTGKGGEGIVVKPADFIARGKKGLVQPAIKCRGREYLRIIYGPEYTLQDNMKALKNRSLGRKRSLALREFALGIESLERFVAREPLRKVHECTFGVLALESEEVDARL from the coding sequence ATGAAAACCGAGATTTCTATACCTGAGCTTTCCCTGGTGGTACTCGTGGGGATATCCGGCTCCGGAAAATCCACCTTTGCCCGCCGGCACTTCGGACCGTATGAAGTGATCTCATCCGACCAGTGCCGTGCCATGGTGTCTAATGATGAAAATAACCAACAAGCCACCGGTGATGCATTTGAACTACTGAACCACCTGGCCACTATACGCCTCCGGCGCGGCCTGCTTACCGTAGTGGATGCGACCAATACACAGTCTGAAAGCCGCAGACCTTTTCTCTCACTTGCCCGTGAGCATCACTGCCTGCCTGTGGCTATCGTACTCGATATCCCTGAAAAGGTATGTCGAGTACGCAACTCCAGCCGAGAGGATCGTGACCTGAGCCGCCATGTGATCACGCAGCAGCGCTCACAGCTCAGACGATCCATCAAGACGCTGAAAAGAGAAGGCTTCAGGCACATTCATGTTCTGAAATCTGTGGAGGAAGTGGAAACCCTCACCACCATCCACCGGGAGAAGCTCTATAATGACAAAAAAGAGCTTAGTGGACCCTTCGATATCATCGGCGATGTGCATGGCTGCTATACCGAACTTACAGAGCTATTAGTAAAGTTGGGCTACGAAATACGCGAAGCCTTCACCGATGAAAGCAATTTTGGTTATAGCGTAAGCCACCCGGAAGGGCGGCAGGTGATTTTCCTCGGTGACCTGGTAGATCGCGGGCCTGATTCTCCCGGTGTGCTCAGGCTGGTGATGAGCATGGTGAATGACGGTAGCGCACTTTGTGTGCCAGGCAACCATGATATGAAGCTGCAAAGGTACCTCAACGGTAAAAACGTACAGATCCGTCACGGACTGGAACAGACGGTGGAGCAGCTTGCTCCTGAGTCCGATGCATTCAAAAGCCAGGTGCGTGACTTCATCTATGGGCTCGTCAGCCACTACGTACTGGATGGGGGTCGCCTGGTAGTTGCCCATGCCGGGCTAAAAGAAGAGATGCAGGGTCGAGGGAGCGCTGCAGTACGATCTTTCTGTATGTATGGTGAAACCACAGGCGAGACCGACGAGTTCGGATTGCCCGTTCGGCACGACTGGGCCTCGGAATACCGCGGGCAGGCCATGGTAGTGTACGGCCATACGCCTGTACCCGAAGCCCAGTGGCTCAACCGGACCATCGACATAGATACCGGCTGTGTGTTTGGCGGTAAGCTTACTGCCTTACGCTACCCGGAGCAGGAGTTAGTAGCAGTACCTGCACAGCGTGTGTACCAGGAGCCTGCCAGGCCCCTTCAACCGGAGGGGGCGGGCCTCTCGCATCAGCATGAAGCGGATGACCTGCTGGACATCGGGGACGTTACCGGAAAACGCATCATTAGTACGCGCCTACGGAACAATATCACCCTGCGGGAAGAGAACAGCATGGCGGCCCTGGAAGTCATGAGCCGTTTTGCCATTAACCCTAAGTGGCTGATCTATCTGCCACCCACCATGTCGCCCTCAGAAACGAGCCACGCGGAGGAGTACCTCGAACACCCGGCGGAAGCACTGCAGTACTACCGCAGCCAGGGCATAGGCCAGGTAGTCTGTGAGGAAAAGCACATGGGGTCACGGGCGGTGCTCATTATTTGCAAAAATGAGGCAACAGTAGCCGAACGCTTTGGACTCGAAAACGGTGGCAGCGGCATATGCTATACGCGTACCGGGCGTAACTTCTTTAACGATAACCAACTGGAAGAAGCCTTCATAACGCGTATCCGTAAAGCACTTACCGCTTCAGGCTTCTGGGAGCAGATGGACACGGACTGGGTGTGCCTGGATGCCGAGCTTATGCCATGGTCAGCCAAAGCGCAGGCCCTCATCAAAGACCAGTATGCTGCGGTGGGAGCTTCTGCCAGTCAGGGACTCAGCCACGCCATTACGGAACTGGAGGACGCGCAAATCCGTGGACTGGTTGGAGTAGAGGAGTTACTGAGCAGCTACCGAACCCGGCAGGCGATGATCACAGACTACAAACAGGCCTACAGGCATTACTGCTGGCCGGTCAATAGCCTGGATGATTACCGGCTCGCCCCGTTCCATGTACTCGCAACCGAGGGCAAGGTCCATACGGACAAACCCCACCAGTGGCACATGGAGGCCATCCGTAACCTAAGTGAGGCAGACCCGGGCCTGATCATTGCCACTCCGTATAAGGTGGTAAACCTCGCCGATGAGTCAGCCTGCGAAGCGCTGATTCAGTGGTGGACGGAGCTCACCGGAAAAGGAGGGGAGGGCATCGTAGTGAAGCCTGCTGACTTTATTGCCCGTGGTAAAAAGGGCCTCGTGCAGCCTGCCATCAAGTGTCGCGGGCGGGAGTATCTGCGTATCATTTACGGACCGGAGTATACCCTGCAGGATAACATGAAGGCTCTCAAAAACCGGAGCCTCGGCAGGAAGCGTTCGCTTGCTCTCCGCGAATTTGCATTAGGGATCGAATCCCTCGAGCGATTCGTAGCCCGTGAACCGCTACGCAAGGTACATGAGTGTACCTTCGGCGTTCTTGCCCTGGAAAGTGAGGAAGTGGACGCCCGGTTGTGA